The proteins below are encoded in one region of Pseudoduganella armeniaca:
- a CDS encoding PilT/PilU family type 4a pilus ATPase codes for MERDQASKFMFDLLRLMVSKKGSDLFITAGFPPAMKIDGKLTPVSAQPLTAAHTADLARSIMNDKQTASFELTKEANFAISPGDLGRFRVSAFVQMSAVGMVLRTINSAIPKLDDLGLPEVLKDVIMAKRGLVIMVGATGSGKSTTLAAMVGYRNANSYGHIITIEDPVEFVHPHGNCIVTQREVGVDTEDWEIALKNTLRQAPDVIQIGEIRDRQTMDHAIAFAETGHLCLATLHANSANQALDRIINFFPEERRQQLLMDLSLNLKGMISQRLIPLKEAKGRAVAIEIMLNSPLISDLIFKGQVHEIKELMKKSRELGMQTFDQSLFDLYEADKISYEDALRNADSVNDLRLAIKLEGKAAKTRDLSAGTEHLGLI; via the coding sequence ATGGAACGCGACCAGGCATCCAAATTCATGTTCGACCTCTTGCGCCTGATGGTCAGCAAGAAGGGCTCGGACCTGTTCATCACGGCCGGCTTCCCGCCCGCGATGAAGATCGACGGCAAGCTGACGCCCGTCTCCGCCCAGCCGTTGACGGCCGCGCACACGGCCGACCTGGCGCGCTCGATCATGAACGACAAGCAGACCGCCTCGTTCGAACTGACCAAGGAAGCCAACTTCGCCATCAGCCCGGGTGACCTGGGGCGCTTTCGCGTCTCGGCCTTCGTGCAGATGAGCGCCGTCGGCATGGTGCTGCGTACCATCAACAGCGCGATTCCGAAGCTCGACGACCTGGGCCTGCCGGAAGTGCTGAAGGACGTGATCATGGCCAAGCGCGGCCTCGTCATCATGGTCGGCGCCACCGGCTCGGGCAAGTCGACCACGCTGGCGGCGATGGTCGGCTACCGCAACGCCAACAGCTACGGCCACATCATCACGATCGAGGACCCGGTGGAGTTCGTGCACCCGCACGGCAACTGCATCGTCACGCAGCGCGAGGTGGGCGTCGACACGGAGGACTGGGAAATCGCGCTGAAGAACACGCTGCGCCAGGCGCCGGACGTGATCCAGATCGGCGAGATCCGCGACCGCCAGACGATGGACCACGCCATCGCGTTTGCCGAGACGGGCCACCTGTGCCTGGCCACGCTGCACGCCAACAGCGCCAACCAGGCGCTGGACCGCATCATCAATTTCTTCCCCGAAGAGCGCCGCCAGCAACTGCTGATGGACCTGTCGCTGAACCTGAAAGGCATGATCTCGCAACGCCTGATCCCGCTGAAGGAAGCCAAGGGCCGCGCGGTGGCCATCGAGATCATGCTGAACTCCCCCTTGATCTCGGACCTGATCTTCAAGGGCCAGGTGCACGAGATCAAGGAACTGATGAAGAAGTCGCGCGAGCTGGGCATGCAGACCTTCGACCAGTCGCTGTTCGACCTGTACGAGGCGGACAAGATCAGCTACGAGGACGCGCTGCGCAACGCCGACTCCGTCAACGACCTGCGACTCGCCATCAAGCTGGAAGGCAAGGCCGCCAAGACGCGCGACCTGTCCGCCGGTACCGAACATCTTGGCCTGATCTGA
- a CDS encoding type IV pilus twitching motility protein PilT, with translation MDISELLAFSVKNKASDLHLSAGLPPMIRVHGDVRRINLPPLEHKDVHGMIYDIMNDGQRKAYEEMLEIDFSFAIPGLARFRVNAYNQERGASAVLRTIPSKILTLEELNAPKIFADFALKPRGLVLVTGPTGSGKSTTLAAMINHLNEQEYGHILTIEDPIEFVHESKKCLINQREVGPHTLSFSNALRSALREDPDAILVGELRDLETIRLALSAAETGHLVFGTLHTSSAAKTIDRIVDVFPAEEKEMVRAMLSESLQAVISQTLLKTKDGAGRVAAHEIMVGTPAIRNLIREAKIAQMYSAIQTGSNVGMQTLDQNLTDLVRRNVISATAARAAAKIPENFPG, from the coding sequence ATGGACATCTCCGAACTTCTCGCATTCTCCGTCAAGAACAAGGCTTCGGACCTGCACCTGTCCGCCGGCCTGCCGCCGATGATCCGCGTGCACGGCGATGTCCGCCGCATCAACCTGCCGCCGCTGGAGCACAAGGACGTGCACGGCATGATCTATGACATCATGAACGACGGCCAGCGCAAGGCCTACGAGGAGATGCTGGAGATCGACTTCAGCTTCGCCATTCCCGGCCTGGCGCGCTTTCGCGTCAACGCCTACAACCAGGAGCGCGGCGCCTCGGCCGTGCTGCGTACGATCCCGTCCAAGATCCTCACCCTGGAAGAGCTGAACGCGCCGAAGATCTTTGCCGACTTCGCGCTGAAGCCGCGCGGCCTCGTGCTGGTCACGGGCCCCACCGGCTCGGGCAAATCCACTACCTTGGCGGCGATGATCAATCACCTGAACGAGCAGGAATACGGTCACATCCTGACCATCGAGGACCCGATCGAATTCGTGCATGAATCGAAGAAGTGCCTGATCAACCAGCGCGAGGTCGGTCCGCACACGCTTTCGTTCAGCAACGCGCTGCGCTCGGCGCTGCGCGAAGATCCGGACGCGATCCTGGTGGGCGAGCTGCGCGACCTGGAGACGATCCGCCTGGCACTATCCGCCGCGGAGACGGGCCACCTGGTGTTCGGCACCCTGCACACCTCGTCCGCCGCCAAGACCATCGACCGCATCGTCGACGTCTTCCCGGCCGAGGAAAAGGAGATGGTGCGCGCGATGCTGTCCGAATCGCTGCAGGCCGTGATCTCGCAGACGCTGTTGAAGACCAAGGATGGCGCCGGCCGCGTGGCGGCCCATGAGATCATGGTGGGCACGCCCGCCATCCGCAACCTGATCCGAGAAGCGAAGATCGCGCAGATGTATTCGGCGATCCAGACCGGCAGCAATGTCGGCATGCAGACCTTGGACCAGAACCTGACGGACCTGGTGCGCCGCAACGTGATCTCGGCCACCGCCGCCCGCGCCGCCGCCAAGATTCCCGAGAACTTCCCCGGCTAA
- a CDS encoding YggS family pyridoxal phosphate-dependent enzyme translates to MSTITENLQAVADAIDAATAEARRPRDSVRLLAVSKTFGPDAVIEAVQAGQRAFGENYVQEGIDKVAAVAAALPDRALEWHFIGPIQSNKTRPIAEHFDWVHTVEREKIAQRLAEQRPAARAPLNVCLQVNISGEASKSGVAPGEVAALARVVATLPQLRLRGLMAIPEPTEDFAAQRAAFAALRALYDQLNAQGCALDTLSMGMSADLRAAIIEGATIVRVGSAIFGARHYNKG, encoded by the coding sequence ATGTCCACAATCACAGAGAACTTGCAAGCAGTGGCCGATGCCATCGACGCCGCCACGGCCGAGGCGCGGCGGCCACGCGACAGCGTGCGGTTGCTGGCCGTGTCGAAGACCTTCGGGCCCGATGCCGTGATCGAGGCGGTGCAGGCGGGCCAGCGCGCCTTCGGCGAAAACTATGTACAGGAAGGCATCGACAAGGTGGCGGCCGTTGCCGCGGCCTTGCCGGACCGCGCGCTCGAATGGCACTTCATCGGCCCGATCCAGAGCAACAAGACGCGCCCCATCGCCGAGCACTTCGACTGGGTCCATACGGTCGAGCGCGAGAAGATCGCCCAGCGCCTGGCCGAGCAGCGCCCGGCGGCGCGCGCTCCATTGAACGTTTGCCTGCAGGTCAATATCAGCGGGGAAGCCAGCAAGAGTGGTGTCGCGCCGGGCGAGGTGGCGGCACTGGCGCGGGTGGTGGCAACCCTGCCGCAACTGCGGCTGCGCGGCTTGATGGCCATTCCCGAGCCCACCGAGGACTTTGCCGCGCAGCGCGCCGCGTTTGCCGCGTTGCGCGCGTTGTACGACCAGCTCAATGCACAAGGCTGCGCGCTCGACACGCTGTCGATGGGCATGTCGGCCGACCTGCGCGCGGCCATCATCGAAGGCGCTACCATCGTGCGCGTCGGCAGCGCCATCTTCGGCGCGCGCCATTACAACAAGGGATAA
- the proC gene encoding pyrroline-5-carboxylate reductase, which translates to MKIAFIGGGNMAAALIAGLAGKVTPGANIHVVDPNAQALERLQREHGVTTAGAIDAAVTQGEVIVLAVKPQNMRDVTAVLQPLLAATSHQPLVVSIAAGIRARDLARWLGGYDAIVRCMPNTPALIGMGVTGMVAHDGVTAGQRTLADQVLQAVGTTLWLDDEALIDAVTAVSGSGPAYVFYFIEAMQQAGVELGLTAEQSLALAQATFTGAAQLAARSEEPVAVLRERVTSKGGTTHAALSSMEQGGVKAAIVTAVKAAAARGKELGDELGAQ; encoded by the coding sequence ATGAAGATCGCATTCATCGGCGGCGGCAATATGGCCGCCGCGCTGATCGCAGGGCTGGCCGGCAAGGTCACGCCAGGTGCCAATATCCACGTGGTCGATCCGAACGCGCAAGCGCTGGAACGGCTGCAACGCGAGCATGGCGTAACGACGGCTGGCGCCATCGACGCCGCCGTCACGCAGGGCGAGGTCATCGTGCTGGCCGTGAAGCCGCAGAACATGCGCGACGTGACAGCCGTGCTGCAGCCGCTGCTGGCCGCCACGTCGCACCAGCCGCTGGTGGTGTCGATCGCGGCGGGCATCCGCGCGCGCGACCTGGCGCGCTGGCTGGGCGGCTACGACGCGATCGTGCGCTGCATGCCCAACACGCCGGCCCTGATCGGCATGGGCGTGACGGGCATGGTGGCGCATGACGGCGTGACGGCCGGGCAGCGCACGCTGGCGGACCAGGTGCTGCAAGCCGTCGGCACCACGCTCTGGCTGGACGACGAGGCGTTGATCGACGCGGTCACCGCCGTCTCGGGCAGCGGCCCTGCATACGTGTTCTACTTCATCGAAGCGATGCAGCAGGCCGGCGTGGAGCTGGGCCTGACGGCCGAGCAAAGCCTGGCGCTGGCGCAGGCCACGTTCACCGGCGCCGCCCAGCTGGCGGCCCGTTCGGAGGAGCCGGTTGCCGTGCTGCGCGAGCGCGTTACGTCGAAGGGCGGCACCACGCATGCGGCGCTGAGCAGCATGGAGCAGGGCGGCGTCAAGGCGGCCATCGTCACGGCAGTGAAGGCGGCTGCGGCGCGCGGCAAGGAGCTCGGCGATGAGCTGGGGGCGCAATGA
- a CDS encoding VOC family protein, whose translation MIHHLSLGVRDLAASAAFYDAALGALGFRRVFEDDDAIGYGTVDDEDMLCLKLRPDAVAPGAGFHLAFGATGRAAVDAFHAAGLRAGGSDNGAAGLREEYGPTYYAAFLVDPDGHRVEAVFKEGPM comes from the coding sequence ATGATCCATCACTTGTCGCTGGGCGTGCGCGACCTGGCCGCCAGCGCGGCGTTCTATGACGCTGCGCTGGGCGCGCTGGGCTTTCGCCGGGTGTTCGAGGACGACGACGCGATTGGCTACGGCACCGTCGACGACGAGGATATGCTCTGCTTGAAGCTGCGCCCCGATGCGGTGGCGCCAGGCGCCGGCTTCCACCTGGCGTTCGGCGCGACAGGGCGGGCGGCGGTGGACGCGTTTCACGCGGCTGGCCTGCGTGCCGGTGGCAGCGACAACGGTGCGGCGGGTCTGCGAGAAGAATATGGGCCGACTTACTATGCCGCCTTCCTGGTCGATCCGGACGGACACCGGGTAGAGGCGGTGTTCAAGGAAGGCCCGATGTAG
- a CDS encoding DUF883 family protein — MDQTTNLEGTGSTKGNGSSNGSTYTPGDMTAARDRLMSDLKKTISDAEQWLRGAAHSEEVGEARAKMQETLRSAKTNLLTLEDSVLARTKLAAQATDTYVHDNPWKAVIVGGVVGLLLGVIVSRD, encoded by the coding sequence ATGGACCAGACCACCAATCTCGAAGGCACCGGCAGCACCAAGGGCAATGGCAGCAGCAACGGCAGCACCTACACGCCCGGCGACATGACGGCGGCACGCGACCGCCTGATGAGCGACCTGAAAAAAACCATCAGCGATGCCGAGCAGTGGCTGCGCGGCGCCGCCCACAGCGAGGAAGTTGGCGAAGCCCGCGCAAAAATGCAGGAAACGCTGCGCAGCGCCAAGACCAACCTGCTGACCTTGGAAGACTCGGTGCTTGCCCGCACCAAGCTGGCGGCGCAAGCCACCGACACCTATGTGCACGACAATCCGTGGAAAGCCGTCATCGTCGGCGGCGTCGTCGGGCTGCTGCTCGGCGTGATCGTGTCGCGCGACTAA
- the ubiA gene encoding 4-hydroxybenzoate octaprenyltransferase: MSVSAPAPALSKLELYFRLVRLDKPIGTVLLLWPTLSALWLASGGVPAWHLLVIFCLGTLLMRSAGCAINDYADQDFDRHVKRTADRPITSGRISGKEAVAIAAGLSIVAFLLILPLNALVKQLSVAAVIIAGTYPYFKRFFAIPQAYLGIAFGFGIPMAFAAVQDTVPGWAWLLLLGNVFWAVAYDTEYAMVDRDDDLKIGIKTSAITFGRWDVTIIMLCYLVHLAILLAAGTYVGLGIWFHAGLAVAAGCVVYHWFLIRGRERAPCFAAFRHNNYLGAAVFAGIALDYALR; this comes from the coding sequence ATGTCCGTGTCCGCTCCCGCTCCCGCCCTCAGCAAACTGGAACTGTATTTCCGCCTCGTCCGGCTCGATAAACCCATCGGCACCGTGCTGCTGCTGTGGCCGACGTTGTCCGCGCTGTGGCTGGCCAGCGGCGGCGTGCCGGCCTGGCACCTGCTGGTCATCTTCTGCCTGGGCACCCTGCTGATGCGTTCGGCCGGCTGCGCCATCAACGATTACGCCGACCAGGATTTCGACCGCCACGTCAAGCGCACGGCCGACCGTCCCATCACCAGCGGACGCATCAGCGGCAAGGAAGCCGTCGCCATCGCCGCCGGGCTGTCCATCGTCGCCTTCCTGCTGATCCTCCCGCTGAACGCGCTCGTCAAGCAGTTGAGCGTGGCCGCCGTCATCATTGCCGGCACCTACCCCTACTTCAAGCGCTTCTTCGCCATTCCCCAGGCCTACCTGGGCATCGCCTTCGGCTTCGGCATCCCGATGGCCTTTGCCGCCGTGCAGGACACAGTTCCCGGCTGGGCTTGGCTGCTATTGCTGGGCAACGTGTTCTGGGCCGTGGCCTACGACACCGAATACGCCATGGTCGACCGCGACGACGACCTCAAAATCGGCATCAAGACGTCGGCCATCACATTCGGCCGCTGGGACGTGACGATCATCATGCTGTGCTACCTCGTGCACCTTGCCATCCTGCTGGCGGCCGGCACCTACGTTGGCCTGGGCATCTGGTTCCACGCCGGCCTGGCCGTGGCCGCCGGCTGCGTCGTCTACCACTGGTTCCTGATCCGCGGTCGGGAACGTGCGCCGTGCTTTGCAGCATTCCGTCACAATAACTACCTGGGAGCGGCGGTTTTTGCCGGCATCGCGCTGGATTACGCCCTGCGTTGA
- a CDS encoding hydrogen peroxide-inducible genes activator, protein MTLTELKYIVAVARAKHFGHAAEACFVAQPTLSVAIKKLEDELGVTLFERGGTEISVTPLGAQIVAQAERVLEQTAAIKELAKQNKDPLAGPLRLGVIYTIGPYLLPPLVKAMIEKTPQMPLILQENFTVKLLELLRQGELDAAIMALPLPDHGMAMQALYDEPFVVAMPNHHPWVERERIPAEDLKSETMLLLGNGHCFRDQVLEVCPEMARYATPGNGMQRTFEGSSLETIRHMVASGIGLTVLPRASVPDMNATGGMLQFRYFEEPQPSRRVVIVWRKSFTRKAAIDAVVEAVAQCELPGVSSLAADATV, encoded by the coding sequence ATGACACTCACCGAACTCAAGTACATCGTCGCGGTCGCGCGCGCCAAACACTTCGGGCATGCGGCCGAAGCCTGCTTCGTGGCGCAGCCGACCTTGTCGGTCGCGATCAAGAAACTCGAGGACGAGCTCGGCGTGACCTTGTTCGAGCGTGGCGGCACGGAAATCTCCGTCACGCCGCTGGGTGCCCAGATCGTCGCCCAGGCCGAACGGGTGCTGGAACAGACCGCCGCCATCAAGGAACTGGCCAAGCAGAACAAGGACCCGCTGGCCGGGCCCCTGCGCCTCGGCGTGATCTATACGATCGGCCCTTACCTGCTGCCGCCGCTCGTCAAGGCGATGATCGAGAAGACGCCGCAGATGCCGCTGATCCTGCAAGAGAACTTCACCGTCAAGCTGCTCGAACTGCTGCGCCAGGGCGAGCTCGATGCCGCCATCATGGCCCTGCCCCTGCCCGACCACGGCATGGCGATGCAGGCACTGTATGACGAGCCGTTCGTCGTCGCGATGCCGAACCACCATCCGTGGGTCGAGCGCGAGCGTATTCCCGCCGAGGACCTGAAAAGCGAAACCATGCTATTGCTCGGTAACGGCCATTGCTTCCGCGACCAGGTACTGGAAGTGTGCCCCGAAATGGCGCGCTACGCCACGCCGGGCAACGGCATGCAGCGCACCTTCGAAGGCTCGTCGCTGGAGACGATCCGGCACATGGTGGCCAGCGGCATCGGCCTGACGGTGCTGCCGCGCGCCTCCGTACCCGACATGAACGCCACGGGCGGCATGCTGCAGTTCCGCTACTTCGAGGAGCCGCAGCCGTCGCGCCGCGTCGTCATCGTCTGGCGCAAGAGTTTTACCCGCAAGGCCGCCATCGACGCGGTCGTCGAGGCCGTCGCCCAGTGCGAATTGCCCGGCGTGAGCAGCCTGGCTGCCGATGCCACCGTGTGA
- a CDS encoding adenylyltransferase/cytidyltransferase family protein, with translation MPRFEEKICTRADLAARVAALPKPVVLTNGVFDILHRGHVTYLAQARELGASLVVAANTDASVKRLGKGDDRPLNTCDDRLAVLAALEAVSLVVPFEEDTALEVVLEARPEIYAKGGDYDMTAIPEGQAVLGYGGQAVAIDFEHDRSTTKLLAKVRTFSSAGS, from the coding sequence ATGCCTCGATTCGAAGAAAAGATCTGTACCCGTGCCGACCTGGCCGCGCGCGTGGCCGCGCTGCCGAAACCTGTCGTGCTGACCAATGGGGTGTTCGACATCCTGCACCGCGGCCATGTCACCTACCTGGCGCAGGCGCGCGAACTGGGCGCTTCGCTGGTCGTGGCGGCCAATACCGATGCGTCGGTAAAACGGCTGGGCAAGGGCGACGATCGTCCGCTCAACACTTGCGACGACCGGCTGGCTGTGCTGGCGGCGTTGGAAGCGGTCAGCCTGGTGGTGCCGTTCGAGGAGGATACGGCGCTGGAAGTGGTGCTGGAAGCGCGCCCTGAAATCTACGCCAAGGGCGGCGACTACGACATGACGGCGATTCCGGAAGGGCAGGCCGTACTGGGGTACGGTGGCCAGGCCGTCGCGATCGATTTCGAGCACGACCGCTCGACGACCAAGCTGCTGGCCAAGGTGCGTACGTTCAGTTCTGCAGGATCGTGA
- a CDS encoding DUF421 domain-containing protein, whose protein sequence is MFDMDLPWWEFIARGGIIYIFLLIMVRLTGKRTIGQFTPFDLLIVMLLSEAVSNSLNGGDDSLQGGMITATTLIALNVIIAIATSRSRKIAEMIDGTPVLLGRDGHIFHDVVKKCRVAEGDVEQALREADCPLHKMKCAFLEPDGKITILQN, encoded by the coding sequence ATGTTCGACATGGACCTGCCGTGGTGGGAGTTCATTGCCCGCGGCGGCATCATTTATATCTTCTTGCTGATCATGGTGCGGCTGACGGGCAAACGTACCATCGGTCAGTTCACGCCCTTCGATCTGCTGATCGTCATGCTGCTCAGCGAGGCGGTGTCGAATTCACTGAACGGTGGTGACGACTCTCTGCAGGGCGGCATGATCACGGCAACCACGTTGATCGCCCTGAACGTCATCATCGCCATCGCCACCTCGCGCAGCCGCAAGATCGCGGAGATGATCGACGGCACGCCCGTCCTGCTGGGCCGCGACGGCCACATCTTTCACGACGTCGTCAAGAAATGCCGCGTGGCCGAAGGCGACGTCGAGCAGGCGCTGCGCGAGGCCGACTGCCCGCTGCACAAGATGAAATGCGCCTTCCTCGAGCCGGACGGCAAGATCACGATCCTGCAGAACTGA
- a CDS encoding REP-associated tyrosine transposase, translating into MSRPPRTLFPGAIYHVTSRGNRRANIYADERDHLIWLDVLAETAQRYDFKVHAYCMMPNHYHLLVETPSANLSEGMRFLNGRYASRHNDRHGLVGHVIQGRYFAVLVERDAQLLEAVRYISLNPVRAQLVSRAADWRWSSHCYMTGAAAVPPWMSLEWLLDHFYGKSPAEQAEAFSVFVDAGLREPSPFSKKLTKSRCLEAFDARPSPTSTNAAIASAYATGQFTRAELAAHFGVSVKTVSRAISDQASSNTAEPVSRFGD; encoded by the coding sequence ATGAGCCGACCACCACGTACCCTCTTTCCAGGTGCCATCTACCATGTCACCTCGCGCGGCAATCGCCGCGCAAACATTTATGCCGACGAGCGAGATCATCTGATCTGGCTCGACGTCCTGGCTGAGACTGCGCAACGATACGATTTCAAGGTTCATGCGTATTGCATGATGCCGAATCACTATCACCTGCTGGTCGAGACGCCGTCAGCCAATCTTTCCGAAGGCATGCGTTTTCTGAACGGAAGGTACGCCAGCCGGCATAACGATAGACACGGCCTAGTTGGCCATGTCATCCAAGGTCGCTATTTCGCCGTGTTGGTAGAGCGAGACGCCCAATTGCTGGAGGCGGTCCGTTATATATCGCTGAACCCGGTTCGAGCGCAGTTGGTCAGTCGCGCCGCTGACTGGCGCTGGAGCAGCCATTGCTATATGACCGGCGCGGCAGCGGTGCCTCCCTGGATGTCTCTGGAGTGGCTTCTCGACCACTTCTACGGCAAAAGCCCTGCGGAGCAAGCCGAAGCTTTCTCAGTCTTCGTGGACGCAGGTCTTCGCGAGCCAAGTCCGTTTTCGAAGAAGCTTACGAAAAGCCGGTGCCTGGAGGCATTTGACGCTAGACCAAGCCCTACAAGTACAAACGCAGCAATAGCTTCGGCATATGCCACCGGCCAATTCACACGTGCGGAGCTAGCGGCGCACTTTGGCGTATCGGTCAAGACCGTAAGCAGAGCAATATCGGACCAGGCGAGCTCGAATACGGCAGAGCCCGTGTCCCGTTTTGGTGACTGA
- the trmL gene encoding tRNA (uridine(34)/cytosine(34)/5-carboxymethylaminomethyluridine(34)-2'-O)-methyltransferase TrmL, translating into MFHVVLVNPEIPPNTGNVIRLCANTGAQLHLIEPLGFPLDDAKLRRAGLDYHEYARMKVHKDWDAFLAAVQPDTTRMFAMTTHGSTPFAQLAFQPGDVFVFGSETRGLAPEFRDSFPTTQRIRVPMRPDNRSLNLSNTVAIVVYEAWRQQGYDGGS; encoded by the coding sequence TTGTTTCACGTCGTACTGGTCAATCCCGAGATTCCGCCGAACACCGGCAACGTCATCCGCCTGTGTGCCAACACGGGCGCGCAGCTGCACCTGATCGAACCGCTGGGCTTCCCGCTGGACGACGCCAAGCTGCGCCGCGCGGGCCTCGACTACCACGAATACGCGCGCATGAAGGTGCACAAGGACTGGGATGCCTTCCTGGCCGCCGTCCAGCCGGACACCACGCGCATGTTCGCCATGACGACGCACGGCTCGACACCGTTCGCGCAGCTTGCCTTCCAGCCGGGCGACGTCTTCGTGTTCGGCTCGGAGACACGCGGCCTGGCCCCGGAGTTCCGCGACAGCTTCCCGACCACCCAGCGCATCCGCGTGCCGATGCGCCCAGACAATCGCAGCCTGAACCTATCGAACACGGTCGCGATCGTTGTCTACGAGGCATGGCGGCAGCAGGGGTACGACGGCGGGAGTTGA
- a CDS encoding ComF family protein has translation MARRPAYDATVAAVSYQMPLDRLVLELKFGGRLAHARLFASLLAEASQATLLEERPALLCPVPLAPGRLAERGFNQALEIARPLGKLLGIAVAPRLAQRVQETSAQSRLRGAARRANMAHVFAVPDRAAVAGRHVGIVDDVMSSGQTLHELAAVLKRHGATRVTNLVFARTPPHR, from the coding sequence GTGGCGCGGCGGCCGGCCTATGACGCCACGGTGGCCGCGGTGTCCTATCAGATGCCGCTGGACCGCCTGGTACTGGAGCTGAAATTCGGCGGGCGGCTGGCGCATGCGCGGCTGTTCGCGTCGCTGCTGGCGGAGGCGTCGCAAGCGACGTTGTTGGAGGAACGCCCTGCACTGCTGTGCCCGGTGCCGCTGGCGCCGGGCCGGTTGGCCGAGCGTGGCTTCAACCAGGCGCTGGAGATCGCCCGGCCGCTGGGCAAGCTACTCGGTATTGCCGTCGCGCCGCGGCTGGCGCAGCGGGTGCAGGAAACGTCGGCCCAGAGCCGGCTGCGGGGTGCCGCGCGGCGGGCCAATATGGCGCACGTGTTTGCCGTGCCGGATCGCGCCGCGGTGGCCGGGCGGCACGTCGGCATCGTCGACGACGTCATGAGCAGCGGCCAGACGCTGCACGAACTGGCGGCGGTACTGAAGCGCCACGGCGCGACGCGCGTGACGAACCTCGTGTTCGCGCGCACGCCGCCGCATCGATAA
- a CDS encoding methyltransferase domain-containing protein — MQVPAKPPKLSAPIDVDRVRQLFSRPARVQDGDFLRREIAHRMHERLQLVRLAPQRVLDAGCGSGADLALLHKAYGATQVIGIDASEAMLRSLPGQPGRQSALNQLLGKLLPAKSGIDLLCGDFADLPLGPTTVDLVWSNLALHWHPQPDRVFAEWRRVLRVDGLLMFSCFGPDTFQEVRAAFADVDLAPHTLPFVDMHDFGDQLVEAGFATPVMDMEKLTVTYDDANKLLADVRALGGNPLTTGRKGLLGRGAHAKLLAGLEKGRRADGKLVLTFEVIYGHAFRPAARMTKDGEAIIRFDPTRRGR, encoded by the coding sequence ATGCAAGTCCCCGCCAAGCCACCGAAACTTTCCGCGCCCATCGACGTCGACCGCGTGCGCCAGCTGTTTTCCCGTCCCGCCCGCGTGCAGGACGGCGACTTCCTGCGGCGCGAGATCGCCCACCGCATGCACGAGCGCCTGCAATTGGTGCGCCTGGCCCCGCAGCGCGTACTCGACGCCGGCTGCGGCAGCGGCGCCGACCTGGCCCTGCTGCACAAGGCCTATGGCGCAACGCAAGTGATCGGCATCGACGCGTCCGAGGCAATGTTGCGCTCGCTGCCCGGCCAGCCGGGCCGTCAATCGGCGCTGAACCAGTTGCTCGGCAAGTTGCTGCCGGCCAAGAGTGGCATCGACCTGCTGTGCGGCGATTTCGCCGACCTGCCGCTGGGGCCGACTACCGTCGATCTGGTCTGGTCGAACCTGGCCCTGCACTGGCATCCGCAGCCGGACCGTGTGTTTGCCGAGTGGCGCCGCGTGCTGCGGGTGGACGGCCTGCTGATGTTTTCCTGCTTCGGCCCGGACACATTCCAGGAAGTGCGCGCCGCCTTCGCGGACGTCGATCTTGCACCGCACACACTGCCGTTTGTCGACATGCACGACTTCGGCGACCAGCTCGTGGAGGCCGGTTTCGCGACACCGGTGATGGACATGGAAAAACTGACGGTCACCTATGACGACGCCAACAAACTGTTGGCGGACGTGCGCGCGCTGGGCGGCAATCCGCTGACGACCGGCCGCAAGGGCCTGTTGGGGCGGGGCGCCCACGCCAAGTTGCTGGCCGGACTGGAGAAGGGACGGCGCGCCGACGGCAAGCTGGTGCTGACCTTCGAAGTCATCTATGGACACGCGTTCCGTCCCGCCGCACGGATGACGAAGGACGGCGAAGCCATCATCCGTTTCGACCCAACGCGGCGCGGCCGATAA